Part of the Cytobacillus sp. IB215665 genome, AACCCCTAGATATGGTTGCTATTAATCAGTTGCTTGCAAAAGCAGTTGAGCAGGTAAATGCATCTTCCTCAATGACAGATGAAATGATTGAGCAAGCTTACTTAGTTGAAAAGGTAATACAGTATGGGAATCGGTATAGAAGTAAAAATAAGAAGCTTGCTGAGCAACTGAAAGAATCTGAAGTATCATTTAGAAGTTATGATTACTCATTATCACTTGAACAAGCTGCTACTGCTATTGAAGAAATAGAGCCAGGTGCTTTAAGTAGAATCGAGGAAATGTTAGAGAATAAATAAGTAATTTTATGTTACGTTGATTAATATGTTATTTTATATGCTCTTTTCGTAACCTTTGTTGCTATACTTCATAAAATATAAGCAGGGAAGATTTTATAGACTTTAGACAAGAAAAGATACCATATGTAGTACGATAAACGACAATCAATGTGAAAACGGCCATTTTAAAAAGATATACCTTTTAATTAAGGTATATCTTTTTAATTGTGATTTTATTATCGATTTTATGGGAATCTAATTGAAAATATGATATTATAGGTAGTTGCAAAATGACATTAATCGGGGGACTTATTGTGATATATTTAGATAATAGTGCTACAACAAATCCATATGAGGATGTCATTGATTCACTAGTTACTGTGTCTCGTAAATTTTATGGGAACCCTTCTTCATTACATAAGCTTGGTGGCGAAGCAGAGCGTCTCTTGACACACTCACGAGAAACAACAGCAAAGCTGTTAAATGTTAAACCTAATGAAATTACTTTTAATTCAGGTGGTACAGAGGGAAATAATCATGCAATAAAAGGTATAGCATTTGCTAACCGCAATCGAGGAAAGCATATCATTACAACGACAATAGAACATCCCTCTGTTACGGAAGCATGTAAGCAACTTGAGGAAATTGGATATGATGTTACTTATATACCTGTAAATTTAAATGGAATTGTACAAATAGATGATGTTAAAAAGGCAATCCGAGATGATACAATCCTTGTATCTATCATACATGTGAACAATGAGATTGGCTCAGTTCAGCCGATTGCGGAAATTGGGAAATTATTAAAATCTTATCCGAAAATTATATTTCATGTAGACCATGTACAAGGGGTAGGGAAAGTTCCGCTAGATTTAAAAAGAAATTTTATTGATTTATGTTCAATGTCTGGGCATAAATTTCATGGTTTAAAAGGTAACGGAATTCTTTATATTCGAGAAGGAGTTACTTTATCCCCATTACTTGCTGGAGGCTCGCAGGAGTACAATAATCGTTCAGGAACGGAAAATGTAGCTGGGATCGTGGCAATGACAAAAGCACTTCGCCTTACATTAGAAAATTATCAAATGAAAATTAAAGATCTGGTAAAAATAAAAGAGGCGTATATGGATGAGTTAAGTAAATTACCATTTATTACACTTAATACATCTACTAAAAGCTCGGCACCACATATTATTAATATGACAATACATGGAATAAAGCCTGAAGTGTTTGTCCACTCATTAGAAGAGGAGCAAATTTATTTGTCAACTACATCAGCATGTTCTTCAAAGAAAAGGGTGGCGAGTAAAACATTGTTAGCAATGGGGAAAAATGAGCGAGAAGCTGAAAGTGCAATTCGTATCAGTTTATCCTATAATAATTCCATACATGAAGTACCTACAGTTTTAACTGCTATTCGAAGATCAGCTGAAAAATTAAGGCTCTTGCGTAAAATTTAGTAGTTTATGGTTACTTAACGATAACAACTAGATCGGGTTTTCTCCGTCTTTTATCGTAATACAGAAATAACAATCAATAAATAGACTGACAACAGTCCAAATTAAAGATAGTAATGAGGTAATGACAACATGCAATATGAACATATATTAATTCGTTATGGAGAATTATCAACAAAAAAACGTAATAGAAATTATTTTGTAAATCGTCTAAAGAAAAATATAAAGGGCAAGTTAAGAGAATTTGAAAACATCGAGATTGAAAAACAGCGTGATAGAATGTATATCAAATTAAATAATGAACCTTACGAGAAAATTGTTGAAAAACTATCATCAATTTTTGGCATTCATTCATTTAGCCTAGCGATCAAAACCTTAAGTGATATAGAAAAAATTAAAGAAGGGGCTCTTGAGGCAATTAAGGAGTTAAACCCTGAAGGAAAAACATTTAAGGTAACTGCAAAAAGAGCGAATAAACAATTTCCTCTCAATTCGAATGAATTAAATTATGAAATTGGTAGTCATATTTTGCGAAATATTCAAAATTTAACGGTAAATGTACATGAGCCAGATATTAATTTACGTGTAGAAGTCCGCCATAATGCAACATATATCACCTTTAAAGATATAAGTGGTGCCGGAGGGTTCCCAGTGGGTACTAGTGGTAAAGCAATGCTCATGTTGTCAGGTGGAATTGATAGCCCAGTTGCTGGGTATTTAGCGATGAAACGAGGGCTAGAAGTAGAAGCAGTGCATTTCTATAGCCCGCCTTTTACGAGTGAACGGTCAAAACAAAAGGTCATTGATTTAGCTAAGAAGCTAACTGAATATACAGACTCAATTAAGCTTCATATAGTCCCATTTACAAATATTCAACAAGTTATTCAACAAAAAATACCTGATAATTATACGATGACTTCAACGAGGCGTTTAATGCTACAAATCACTGATCAATTGAGGCAAAAGAATGATGCCTTAGCAATTATTAATGGTGAAAGTCTTGGTCAAGTGGCATCTCAAACGCTCGAAAGTATGTATACGATTAATGAAGTTACATCAACGCCCATCATCAGACCATTAATAACGATGGATAAATTAGAAATTATAGATATATCAAAGCAAATTGACACTCATGATATATCAATACTACCTTATGAGGATTGTTGTACGATATTTACACCAACCTCACCTAAAACGAAACCAAAGCGTGATAAAATAAATCATTTTGAGAGTTTTGTCGACTTTGATTCATTAATTAGTGAGGCGGTTTCAGGCACTGAGACTATTGTTATAAGAAATGATAAAGAATTGACAAACGAGGAAAATATTGAGAATTTATTTTAATGAGCTGTAGATTCACTCAGTTGTTAACTTTTTCAAAATAGAACATAAAGGCTATAATGCCTTTATGTTCTAGGTTTTCTATATATTTCAGTAGAGAAGCCGTCTAGTTGCTATTGTATACAAATCCTTCAAGACACCTCTGTCCACGGTTTTTAGAGTTATCTACTTATGCCCCTTTGCAAATTTTGAACAATTACCAACATTTACGTGAATTATGCCTATTGTTTTAACACACTCTATTACCACAAGGAGGTGATAACACATGGCATACAACAGTTCAAATCAATTAGTAGTTCCTGGTGTACAGCAAGCTCTTGATCAAATGAAGTACGAAATCGCTTCTGAATTTGGAGTGAACCTAGGGCCTGACACTACTTCTCGTGCAAACGGTTCTGTCGGTGGAGAAATAACGAAGCGCCTTGTACAAATGGCTGAGCAACAAATAGGTGGAGGTTACCAACAACAATAAATAAATATTATGGCTACAAAGAGCGGGTTCATATCCCGCTCTTTTTTATTATTTAACGGTTAGAAGCTATAGCTTCTAACCCCTTGGCATTATTATGCAAGACATAGGCAACTGTATAGTGTCAGCTGATTATTAAATTACTATATTATTACAAAAAATTGCGATGATTTAGTATAATATGAAATATTAAGATAATATTTTGAATGGAGGAGTTGTTCATGAATCGACAAGATTTAATTGCGCCAGATATTTATAATTTATCTGAAGAAGTAGAACGCTTTTCAAGTGATAGTTCAAGAATTGCCTTAAAATACGAAAGTGATTTAGGTGTCAAACGAGAAATTACATATAGTAGCTTAATGATGGAAGCTAATAAAATAGGGAATGCATTATTGAGTGATGGGTTTCAGCAAGGTGATAAGGTGCTCGTGCTCATACCAAGAATGATTGAGGCATATAGTATATATTTAGGTGCAATTAAAGCGGGATTAGTTGTTATCCCATGTTCAGAAATGCTTCGAACTAAAGACTTACAGTATCGTATTCAACATGGAGAAGTGAAAGGTATCATATGCTACCATCCGTATGTCGAGCAATTTGAAGAAGTCAAAAATATTGAAACAATAACTAAGTATATCGTTGGAAAAGAAGATAAAGCTGGATGGAAAAATCTTTGGGAAAAATGTAAAGGTAGCAGTGATAAATTAGTGACTGCATCAACTAGACGAGATGATATTGTTTTTTTATCATATACATCAGGAACAACTGGAAACCCAAAAGGGGTCGTTCATACACATGGATGGGGATATGCTCATTTGAAAACAGCAGCATCGAGCTGGTTAAGCATTAGAGACAACGACACAGTTTGGGCAACTGCGGGTCCTGGGTGGCAGAAATGGATTTGGAGTCCTTTTCTTTCAATACTAGGAACTGGTGCTACTGGAATAGTTTATGATGGGAAATTTGAACCTAAAAAATATTTACAGCTGCTAAGTGATTATGAAGTAAATGTATTATGTTGTACCCCAACAGAATATCGTCTTATGGCGAAAGTAGATAATATTGGTGATTATAAACTTCCATCTTTACATAGTGCGGTCTCAGCTGGGGAACCTCTGAATCGTGAAGTGATTAAGACGTTTAATAAATATTTTCATGTTGACGTTCGGGACGGATACGGGCAAACAGAGAATACTTTATTAGTTGGGGTCATGAAAGGAATGAAAATTAAACCAGGTTCTATGGGAAAACCGACACCAGGTAATACAATTGAAATAATTAACGATTTGGGTGAGCCATGCGATATTGGAGAAGTTGGTGATATTGCAGTTCATGTTGAAACCCCAGCATTATTTAAACATTATTATAAAGATCCAGAAAGAACTGCTAAGCAATTTCGTGGAGAATACTATATCACAGGAGATAAGGCGAAGAAAGATAAAGATGGGTATTATTGGTTTGAAGGGAGGAGTGATGATATTATTATAAGTTCTGGTTACACCATTGGTCCGTTTGAAGTTGAAGATGCTTTAGTCAAACATCCGTCCGTAAAAGAATGTGCTGTAGTTGGCAGCCCAGATGAAGTTCGGGGGTTAATCGTTAAAGCATTTATTGTTCTACGTGAGGGGGTACCTCAACATCATGAAGAGCTGATTAAACAACTACAAGATCATGTCAAAGATCTAACAGCTCCTTACAAATATCCTCGGAAAATAGAATTTGTTGAAGACTTACCAAAAACAACATCAGGAAAAATTCGTCGTATAGAATTACGAAATCAAGAACTTCTCAAAGAGAAGTCTTTTAAACAAAAATAAAGGTCATATTTCTCTCCTTCGAATGTTTTGATAAAATAATGTCAAGAAGTAAATATAGATAGAGCAGTTCCAA contains:
- a CDS encoding cysteine desulfurase family protein, translating into MIYLDNSATTNPYEDVIDSLVTVSRKFYGNPSSLHKLGGEAERLLTHSRETTAKLLNVKPNEITFNSGGTEGNNHAIKGIAFANRNRGKHIITTTIEHPSVTEACKQLEEIGYDVTYIPVNLNGIVQIDDVKKAIRDDTILVSIIHVNNEIGSVQPIAEIGKLLKSYPKIIFHVDHVQGVGKVPLDLKRNFIDLCSMSGHKFHGLKGNGILYIREGVTLSPLLAGGSQEYNNRSGTENVAGIVAMTKALRLTLENYQMKIKDLVKIKEAYMDELSKLPFITLNTSTKSSAPHIINMTIHGIKPEVFVHSLEEEQIYLSTTSACSSKKRVASKTLLAMGKNEREAESAIRISLSYNNSIHEVPTVLTAIRRSAEKLRLLRKI
- the thiI gene encoding tRNA uracil 4-sulfurtransferase ThiI, giving the protein MQYEHILIRYGELSTKKRNRNYFVNRLKKNIKGKLREFENIEIEKQRDRMYIKLNNEPYEKIVEKLSSIFGIHSFSLAIKTLSDIEKIKEGALEAIKELNPEGKTFKVTAKRANKQFPLNSNELNYEIGSHILRNIQNLTVNVHEPDINLRVEVRHNATYITFKDISGAGGFPVGTSGKAMLMLSGGIDSPVAGYLAMKRGLEVEAVHFYSPPFTSERSKQKVIDLAKKLTEYTDSIKLHIVPFTNIQQVIQQKIPDNYTMTSTRRLMLQITDQLRQKNDALAIINGESLGQVASQTLESMYTINEVTSTPIIRPLITMDKLEIIDISKQIDTHDISILPYEDCCTIFTPTSPKTKPKRDKINHFESFVDFDSLISEAVSGTETIVIRNDKELTNEENIENLF
- a CDS encoding alpha/beta-type small acid-soluble spore protein, whose protein sequence is MAYNSSNQLVVPGVQQALDQMKYEIASEFGVNLGPDTTSRANGSVGGEITKRLVQMAEQQIGGGYQQQ
- the mbcS gene encoding acyl-CoA synthetase MbcS — encoded protein: MNRQDLIAPDIYNLSEEVERFSSDSSRIALKYESDLGVKREITYSSLMMEANKIGNALLSDGFQQGDKVLVLIPRMIEAYSIYLGAIKAGLVVIPCSEMLRTKDLQYRIQHGEVKGIICYHPYVEQFEEVKNIETITKYIVGKEDKAGWKNLWEKCKGSSDKLVTASTRRDDIVFLSYTSGTTGNPKGVVHTHGWGYAHLKTAASSWLSIRDNDTVWATAGPGWQKWIWSPFLSILGTGATGIVYDGKFEPKKYLQLLSDYEVNVLCCTPTEYRLMAKVDNIGDYKLPSLHSAVSAGEPLNREVIKTFNKYFHVDVRDGYGQTENTLLVGVMKGMKIKPGSMGKPTPGNTIEIINDLGEPCDIGEVGDIAVHVETPALFKHYYKDPERTAKQFRGEYYITGDKAKKDKDGYYWFEGRSDDIIISSGYTIGPFEVEDALVKHPSVKECAVVGSPDEVRGLIVKAFIVLREGVPQHHEELIKQLQDHVKDLTAPYKYPRKIEFVEDLPKTTSGKIRRIELRNQELLKEKSFKQK